CAAAGATCACCGGCAGCCATGCGGCTGCAAATTCTCCAGTCATGGCAGCGGCCAAAAGGTCCGCCGTTACTGTAGGGACTGCCTTTCTGCTGGTCTCAGACCAGGCTGATCGGCGACATAAAAGTTCAATCCATCCGGCCTTTGCCGTTCAGTGCCCATGAATCAGCTCCTTGCAGGTGGTGCCGCACTCGTGCTGATGGCTGTGCTTTGGGCCCTGGGCCGTCGGCCTGGAAAAGTTCTGCTGCGCAGCACGGATGCAGCGTCCGTGGCGGCGATCAATCGGGCACAGCTGGGTGTGGTTGAAACCGTGCTGACCAAGGCGGACGGCACGTCCCCAGCCGAACCTGGCAAGGTCAAAATTGCAGCTGTTCAGTTCGAGCCTCCCGCCGGAGTCTCGGAGCGCATCGCTTTGGAACGTCAGTTGCGTCAGGCAATGGATCAAGGCGATCCCCTGCTCAGACTTGATGCCATCGTCACAGCCGGTGCCTGGGGGCATGGGAATGTCCTGCCGCTCTTGCGCCGTGGTTTGCGTGATGCGGACAGCCGTGTGGTCGAAGCCGCTGCGGCGGCGATTGCGCGACACCGTGGAGCCACCAAGTTGCCTGCAATTCAGGCGGCTCGCCCGCCCCGCAACGTGGCGCGGATGCGGTAGATCGGCCGCCCCTGGCTTTCGTGATAAGTGCGAATCAGGAGCTCCGCTAATAGGCCAAAGCAGAACAACTGGATGCCCGCCAAGCCCAGCACCACGGCCATCGTCAGCAAAGGACGGTTGCCGATGTCGGCTCCCATCAGCTTGATCACCAGGAGGTACGAGCTGGCGACAAGACTGGTGGCAATGGCAATCAGTCCCCCGAATCCGAACACGTACATGGGCCGGGTGAGGAAGCGTTTCATAAACCACACCGTGAGCAGGTCCATGAGCACGCGGAAGGTGCGGTCAATGCCGTATTTGCTGGTTCCGTACTGTCGGGCGCGGTGATTCACCTTCACCTCGGTGATGCGAGCCCCTTCGATGAAGGCCAGTGCGGGGAGGAAACGATGCAGTTCCCCATAGAGGCGCATGTCGGAGAGCACGTCACGGTCATAGGCCTTCAGCGAGCAGCCGTAATCGTGGAGCCGCACGCCGGTGACGCGGCCGATCAGTTTGTTGGCCAGCCGTGAAGGGAGTTTGCGTTGGAGTTCCGCATCCTGGCGATCGAAGCGCCAGCCACTTACGAGGTCGTAGCCCTCACGCAGCTTGTTCAGCAGGAGTGGAATGTCGGCGGGATCGTTTTGAAGGTCACCATCCAGACTCACGATCACCTGCCCCTGGGCCACATCGAAACCAGCGGCCATGGCCGCGGTTTGGCCGTAGTTCTTCCGTAGCAAGACGCCCACCAGCTCGGGAACCTCGGCACTGATGCGCTCCAGCACGTCGGATGTTCCATCGGTCGACCCGTCGTTGACGAGCACTAGCTCAAAGCGCTCACCGGTCGGTCGAAGCGCTGTCAGGAGCTGCTCCACCAGCTCCGGCAGGCTTTCCTCCTCGTTGTAGAGGGGAACCACGACCGAAAGGTCCAGCCCAGCCGTCATCGAGATCCGATCGATTTCAGAGCAACTTAATCGGCGTCAGCGAACACACCTGCAGGCCCGAGCTTTGCGTCCTGTCCATTTCTCAGGGCAAGGTGCTCCCGTCATGGCAGCGGGTGACCCGCCCCGCACCGCGCAGTTCCGCTCGGTAGTGGCTGGCCACAGGATGACCATCAGCAGGGTCAAGGCTGTCGATGCCAATGCCGTTGCGGCCATGGTCACGGCCAGAGCTGTGCATGTATCGACCATCTCCCAGATGGATCCCCACATGGGTGCAGCGCTCCGGCTGGCCGAAGAAAATCAGATCACCCGGTTGCAGCTGGGTTGGATCCTCAGGGCTCACAGCCACCGGATGGCAGAACCGTTCCTGTTGGTAAGCATCACGAGGAAGCCAGATCCCGGCGCTGGCAAATGCGGTCTGAACCAGGCCGGAACAGTCGAGATCAGGACCGATCGTCCCTCCCCAGAGATAGGTGTTGCGGCGCTTCGAGGCCCTGTCCAGCCAGGCGAGAACGTCGCCAAGGCGAGCCTGGATGGCATCGGCGCTGAGCAGATGGGGGTCCCAGGCAGAGCAGGCAACGGCCTGTCCATCCAGCTCGCTGAGGGACAGCCAACAGGGATATCCGTCCTCCATCAGCACCACGCGCATCCGGTTGTGTGCGTCGGGCTGTAAGGGTTCGATCACCTCGCAACGCCGACCTGCTGCTGCCTGGGTGGCCAGGCCTTCTCCATGGTTTTGGGCGTAACCATTGAGGTCACGACCCAGACTCCAGCAGCTGCCGGCGCGGATGAGGTCCGGTGCGATCGGGGTGCCTAGGGTCGGCATTGCCACAAGCCATTGCCATGGCGTTCTACCGCCCCGAGCAGGGGATGCAGGGTCATCTCGCTGGGTTGATCGATCGGTTGGCGGATGATGGCCGTCCCGGCCTTCATGACCAGATCTCTGTCACCTGGGTCCGTTACGACGACTCTTCCCCCACCAGTGGCAGTGGGTTGGGTGCTGGATGGGCTGATCAAAAACAGCGTTATCCCGCCAGTGTTGTCAAGTTGATCTACGCGGTTGCCGCGGAGCATTGGCTGCAGCGAGATCTCATTCCCGACAGCGAGGAGCTTCGCCGCGCGCTGCTCGACATGCTCGCTGATTCGAGCAATGACGCCACCGGGCTCATTGTCGATCTGCTCAGCGGTACCACCAGCGGTCCGACGCTGCGCTCGCCGTTTCGAGAGCAATGGGAACAGCAACGCCTCGTCGTGAATGACTGGCTGCAAACCTTCGGCTGGCCTGAGCTGGAGCACATCAACTGTTGTCAGAAAACCTGGGGAGATGGTCCCTATGGCCGTGAGAAAGCGTTCTACCGGGATGACAACAGCAATCGCAATGCACTCTGTACAGCCGCGGTCGGACGCATGCTCGAGGCGGTGATGACCGATGCGGTGCTGTCACCCCCCGCTTGCCAGCGCTTGCGTGATCGTCTGCTGCGTTCCCTGGATTTCACCGCACGCGCCGCGGATCCTGAGAATCAGGTGGATGGATTTCTCGGAGGTGGTCTG
This region of Synechococcus sp. NOUM97013 genomic DNA includes:
- a CDS encoding HEAT repeat domain-containing protein, translated to MNQLLAGGAALVLMAVLWALGRRPGKVLLRSTDAASVAAINRAQLGVVETVLTKADGTSPAEPGKVKIAAVQFEPPAGVSERIALERQLRQAMDQGDPLLRLDAIVTAGAWGHGNVLPLLRRGLRDADSRVVEAAAAAIARHRGATKLPAIQAARPPRNVARMR
- a CDS encoding glycosyltransferase family 2 protein, which translates into the protein MTAGLDLSVVVPLYNEEESLPELVEQLLTALRPTGERFELVLVNDGSTDGTSDVLERISAEVPELVGVLLRKNYGQTAAMAAGFDVAQGQVIVSLDGDLQNDPADIPLLLNKLREGYDLVSGWRFDRQDAELQRKLPSRLANKLIGRVTGVRLHDYGCSLKAYDRDVLSDMRLYGELHRFLPALAFIEGARITEVKVNHRARQYGTSKYGIDRTFRVLMDLLTVWFMKRFLTRPMYVFGFGGLIAIATSLVASSYLLVIKLMGADIGNRPLLTMAVVLGLAGIQLFCFGLLAELLIRTYHESQGRPIYRIRATLRGGRAA
- a CDS encoding C40 family peptidase, with translation MPTLGTPIAPDLIRAGSCWSLGRDLNGYAQNHGEGLATQAAAGRRCEVIEPLQPDAHNRMRVVLMEDGYPCWLSLSELDGQAVACSAWDPHLLSADAIQARLGDVLAWLDRASKRRNTYLWGGTIGPDLDCSGLVQTAFASAGIWLPRDAYQQERFCHPVAVSPEDPTQLQPGDLIFFGQPERCTHVGIHLGDGRYMHSSGRDHGRNGIGIDSLDPADGHPVASHYRAELRGAGRVTRCHDGSTLP
- a CDS encoding serine hydrolase, producing MAFYRPEQGMQGHLAGLIDRLADDGRPGLHDQISVTWVRYDDSSPTSGSGLGAGWADQKQRYPASVVKLIYAVAAEHWLQRDLIPDSEELRRALLDMLADSSNDATGLIVDLLSGTTSGPTLRSPFREQWEQQRLVVNDWLQTFGWPELEHINCCQKTWGDGPYGREKAFYRDDNSNRNALCTAAVGRMLEAVMTDAVLSPPACQRLRDRLLRSLDFTARAADPENQVDGFLGGGLPLESLLWSKAGWMSQARHDAAWWVVEDQPPTLLIVFSEGSKQAADEALLPEIAKAVAAYQAV